The genome window attttcatcTCCAACTCTTTCTAAAACTATCAAATCATGTTTTTGAATAAGTTTTAATACCTTGTAGCcagtaggggtggaaataggctaggccgagccgaACTTTACAAATTTAGGTTTGGGCCTGCTATGAAAATCTAAAGTCTGAGCATgggcctgtatgtaggctttttttagGTTCAAGCCTGAGCTTACAATTGGCCTGGCCTGGCCTGAAGgtttaatcatttttaaaagcctatttaacatatatgtcATTAAAagggcttcaaaatagatcataaataggctttgagcctatttagataggctttgagcctatttaaggcATCCATTTTaagccttttaaagtatacctataaaaattttacaaacaATACCTAAGTTCATATTTAATAATGAATGACAAAatcataagttcatatttcataatacaatatccaacaACACAAGcaagtttaataagtaaaagttcgtaatacaaaattcaacaatacaaGTGTAATAACCGTACCACAAGTCCATAATACAAAAGTCCAACACAACTACACAAACACAATTCtaacaacaacaaaagcatAAATCCACAGTACAAACATAATAACAACAATTTAAACATAATAGTATTCGaacataaaatgaaacaagTCACGGCTTGAGCATAATCTTCTCTTGTCCAAAATCCTCCTACACAATGACAAAAATTGAGAATAAATAAGTCTATTACAgccaagcactttgtgctcatcatatgacatgtagtgaccctcccatatgggaggttatGAGATCAAGCCTCAGTGAATGTGGTATTGACcctttgtacttcaataggttgagaaagtagagatgaacagatactacaatgtaacacGGTTagtgtattcaaaaaaaaaaattaaataaataattcataaatcataactaTAAAATAAGATTcatacattttcttttttcttgtgtCGCTACTTGTTACGAAACCAATCCCTAccataatttcataaatatttaacaattaataCACATAACAACTAAATactaaaacaaataaacataCTAAACAAATCTCCAACTGTTtattaaacaacaaaacaagCAACAAGCACTTCAAATTGTTTATAGCGACTTGTTTTTCTTGCTGCCTTTTCACTAAGACAGATGTTCTACTGTGTTTTTCTTGCTGCCTTTCCACTAAGACAGATATTCTACTGTGTTTTTCTTGCTGCCACTGTGTTTTTCCACTGCATTTTTCGACAGATATTCTACTGTATTTTTCTTGCTACCACTGTGTTTTTCCACTGTGTTTTTCTTGCTGCCTTACACTTACAATTAAGAAGCAACtgtattttatttagtattttggtTGTTAATTGAAGTGTAGTGTTTGTTGATTGTTTGAGGTGTTTTTCTTGCTGCCTTACACTTTACAATTAAGAAGCTTTGGTTGTTAATTGAAGTGTTTGTTGATTGTTTGAAGTGTTTTTCTTGCTGCCTTACACTTACAATTAAGAAGCAACTGTATTCTATTTGAAGTGCTGAAGTGTTTTTCTTGCTGCCTTACACTTACAATTAAGAAGCAACTGTATTCTATTGgttgtttttttgaaaaccaacttGGTAAATAGATTAAATCAACCCTGCAATAGAGTCAGGGGGAAAAGAATCCCAGTACAAAGCAAAAGTTTGCGAGTGAGCCAATGCCGCAAGAGCATGGGCTCCCCTATTAGCAGTACGTGGAATTAAACTAATAGAACAACGAATAAATGATGACATAATAGCCCTAGAGTCTTCAATGGAAAAACCAACATAAGAATAAAGATTAGAACTAGACGCAGATAACAAATTCTTGAGAGTTGAGCAGTCCGTAAAAATATGCACCGAGGTTAGCCCACGATCTTTGAGCCACGACAAGGCTTCTTTGCATGCCAAACCTTCTGCCATTAATGGTGAAAAACAAAGTGGTAATCGATTGTTGAATGCAGCACTAAAATCTCCATTCTACGCCAGTAAAACCGCTCCTACCGTCGCCTCCCTGGACTGAAGGTGATACCCCGCGTCGACGTAGCATCGCATGGCCGTGGCGGGCTCCTGGAACGCCGTCGCATCATGGTTCGGCTGATGGTGATCGGGTGACGGATGCACGTGGCGCCATGCAATCACCGCAGTCCGTGCAGACCGCCATACAGTCCTTGGATACAGAAGTGATCCCTCCCAAACAGCCTTGTCCCTGGCCTTCCACACGTAATAAAGCAGCGCTACAACATTGAGAATATTTTCTTCCGTTAAAATGGAGATAGCATTGGCAAACCACACACCGAAATCATTCCCTCCCACACTAGGAACATGTAGAGAAGACTCATTCCATACTAATGAAGAAAATTCACACAAAAGAAGGGAATGCACAACATTCTCATGTAACATTCCACACATAGGGCATGCTGGATCAATGTCTACTCTTTTATAAATCAAATTGGTGGTAGTAGGAAGAATATTAGAGAGGGCTCTCCAAATAAAAATTCTCCATTTCGCAGGGCATTTAATTTTCCAGAGATGTAACCATTTATCAAAAGTGCCTGGGGCACTCACAAAACTTCCCACAATCCGTTTGTACCCATCTTTTACCGTGTAGTTGCCACTAGGATCTCCTTGCCAAAACCACGAGTCCTCATAAACAGGGGTTACTGGCACCTTCAAAATGCGGTCTACGTCACACTGATCAAAAATATCTTGAATGATCGAAAGGTCCCAAGTACCAGTAGTGGGGTCAATCAATCCTGAGACCAATGAGCCATCAAGCTCATGGGGCATAGTCGTCTGCACCATTGGGTCAGGTTCGTCTGGTAACCACGGGTGGCCCCAGATTAAAGTAGACCTCCCATCCCCAACCCTTCGTCGTACACCACTACAAATCAGCTCATGGGCAGCCATAACACTCCTCCAACAGCAAATCAGCTCATGGGCAGCCATAACACTCCTCCAACAGCAAATCAGCTCATGGGCAGCCATAACACTCCTCCAACAGTAACTTGGGCAATACCTTGCAGTTATTTAGTAAATTATTGTACATTTGTTTATTAATCATTATATTCAATCTATAAACTGTTTAGTAATaaattaatgtttattaaactaatgactctattagaatgctATCTGTTCatagagtcaatattgcctccactaaggttcatacccaccacctcccgtataaaaggaagggtttgatgccactggaccacaaggtccttggctaaaCTAATGACTCATTGAAGActttgtattcacaaatttcCAAGAAAGTGAcggactggatgatggataatacactagtcCTGGGctacatggaccggcccaagagagcaattggatcaagaaagtCCAAAAAGGACCCTCAAAACAAAGCTAcagaagagttcgataaggattggacttagcacttgtaatattagaagattagggcttattagttataatgtaaccTAGACTCCCAATTGGAGGcggtccaggattcttattccttgtaaggctctaggcccaaaatatgtataaatagaccctccataCACGGAGAAAGGGGGAAGCAATTCTGAgtaatacaatacctatattctctccacatatttttcctacatttttcctatattctTGCTACTTTAataggtagtgttggcctgcctttgactacccaaaagtcataaaaccaacattggcgctgTCCGTGGGGATTGATACGGAAAAGCTTCGTACTTTTCTCTGAACTTGAGAAAGCATGGTGACTACACGACAGAACACACGAACAAATCAGCCAGTAAGGGATCTGCAAGAAGCACTTGATCAACCTCCTTCTCGCGGACCATCCAACAAACCGGTGCGCCTTCGGAATGCCAATAAAGAGAATCCCCCCATAGGAGGGAGATAACCCCCTCGAGCATACGCTCGCCAGACACCAGCGCCCACGTGGGAAGGTCCCAATAGGCAAGACAATGAGGATGAACAACAGGAAGAGCGGAACTAGAAACACAAGCCCGTAATCCACTAGAGACGATATAAAAAGATCGATCGAATGTGTTTGAGCATAGAAAAAGCTTGGAAATTCGGTTTGGGCGTGGCAGCTTCAATTCTCAGAGGCAACGTCATACTTTGGTGCGGCAGCAACATTGCGAAACTCTTCTTTCGCAGCTTGTTGTTTTTTTTAGAATTCTGAGCATAACAACTTCACACGGAAACTTCTTTCTAGCTTTCCCTTTCTCTTTCATTGATGTTAATTTGTCTTGAGATAATTTAtcatgttattaaaaaaaaaaaagaaaaaaaaagcccgtggcagactcgtattcccaccaccatgtggaagaaacgcatactcactaggcaatgaaaaAAAACAAGCCaatggcagactcgtattcccaccaccgtgtggaagaaacgcatactcactaggcaatggaagacatatatccaccaccgtgtggaagacatatacccattagctagtggcagactcgtattcccaccaccgtctggaagaaacgcatactcactaggcaatggaagacttatacccaccaccgtgtggaagacatatactcattagccagtggcagactcgtattcccaccaccgtgtggaagaaacgcatactcactaggcaatggaagacttatacccaccacctgtggaagacatatacccattagccagtggcagactcgtattcccaccatcatgtggaagaaacgcatactcactaggcaatggaagactcaCACTGGAGACATAAGGGAGCCCCACTCGGAGCGCAGTGGTTAGTTTAAGGCACCCTCGCAACGAGGTAATCCTCGTAATGAGGCCGGCTGACCAGGATTTCCAAGCCTTTTTCATATCTTATGAATATTCTTGATGCTTGATATTTAGTCGGATAATTAtctctttaaatatttttctacgTGCGTGTATACTTATTGTTGTATTTGTTTGAAGTTAGTTGTCAAAATAGATGGTGGTGAGGGCAGTCAGTAGCTTGGAAGTTGGTTAGGATCTTCGGCCGACTGCCTCAAAGGTTGGCTCAGTGGAAGATGAGCACAAGAGGGGATAACCCCTTAGTATACTTTCCAGAGATTTCATATCCACAAAATCTCATGAAAGTGCGGGACTGGATGACGGACTACATATTCCTATCGCTTGGTGCAGggtaaaaacaaatatatatatatatatatatatatgaataaatgaacaaagtaaaaaaaaaaaaaaatcagccgTGAGGCTGACTGCCTCACACGAGAAGTAGTCAGCCTAGGTTGACTGCCTCGCATGGGCAATAGTATacttatacataatttttagtACATAGGTTTTCAAATCACATATTTCctcaaaatacataatatttccATTATGGATACTAAGTTTATTTAACTAAGGAATATGTAGAGTATAAACCCTTTCCAAAACTAATAATTTCTTTAGCACATAACTCTTAAAAAGAATCatataattcttaattaaaCTAAAATAGCTTCAAAGGATTCAAGtagtttaattggtaaaaacTCAAGCTATTAAGCATAAGGTTAAGGGATTGAATCCTACTTTAATCACATAGTTTATTTTataagcataatatatatactaaaaaaaaaatgaattgacaAAATTTCTAACCattggagttgaacttgtaacttcCAACCTACAGAAGCGACAACTCACCATTCCACCAACTCCACCCATGGTGACAATCTCAACCCagattttataaattaatacattTCCGTCCAGTAATGCAGCACGAAACTGAGAAATAGGGCAGTAGCAAGTATCATCTTATTAACACCACAAATTACCTCACAAAACCATTAAATCATAAGATAAAATGCATACACACACCTATACCCAAGATTTGAGTCATTAACAACACCAAAACACAAAACATTTAGATACACATGTACATAAACTTCATGGATTAGAACACACAAGATGGGGCAAAATAATTTGGGCAAACATAAACcattacctcaagcttaaaccTTCAAAAATCACTCATAATCTTCACTCCAAACCATAGCCCCCGCCATTTATTTTTCCTCCTTCTCCCAACCCAAATCCTCAATAAAATCATCAAACCACCACAAACCCACATAAAGGTTACAACCAAATCTTATAAGCTAAGAGTTGAAATGGAAATTTAGAGGAGGAAATGAGGAAGAGGACTTACCATTTGAAGTCTAGGGTGGAGAAAaatcgagagagagagagagtaacgAGATAATGGTGGATGGATTGctagtgtaatatatatatatatatagaggtagATAGGGTTCAACTATGAAAATGGATTTTAAGAATTGGGCTAGGAGAATTGGGTTTTAGTAATTAGGCTCATAAATATTAGGCTTAGAAAAATTGGGTTCAAGGTAAATCATTAGACTTGACAAATTAAATCATATGGACTTAGAACATgataattatagaataatatttgcAGGCTCGTCTCAGATAGATTTTGGATAGTAAAATCATGGGtcataaaatagtttatttaaagtctaaaacaaaataattgattttaatagcatttaagataaaaatatttataataaaaaaatattttatttttgaaagtatttgtattaaaataaatatcgTTTATTTCGAATAATTTTACGAGGTATTACATTCTACCCACCTTAAAAGAAGCTTCGTCCTCGAAGCTAAAACCATTTTGAGAAtaagagtcaaacttgaaatGAGAATAAGTAGAGGAAAATATTAAAGGGAGTATGTTTGATTTTAAAGAGTTTGACCTCACAGAGGAGTTAGAATGAGAGATTTAATTTTAAACTCAGAAATAATACTAGACAATAGTATCAAGATTATAAAGACTACTACCTTGAAAAGTTAGGTTCTTATCTTGGCATCTTGCACAAAGTCATTTTGAGAGAAAAACGGAAATGAGGTTTGAAAAATAGGAGAGGTTTTCAACAAGAGGTTATCCGATACAATGGGAAACAAGGAACTTAGCTTCAAAATGAAACAATCAACTGGACTTTAAACCAGGAGATAATACTCAATAAAATAGGGTGTTTCCCTTAGTTCTTGCTTACTAATACCAGTTTCAAGATCACAAGTTCCAAATGCTTCCCTCAAAACTTGAACATTCAAAATACTTGCACACACAAGGTTGTACAACTCCCTTTCTTACTATTACTCAAACAGTTAAACACATCAGCCCAACATCCAAACTCCATTACACTTAAAATCATTCAAGTCTCATTTTCAAGTCAAACTCAAGTCCTTAATTAAATAATCCAATTACCAAAGAAACGCCATTTACCTTCGCAGAGAGATGCACACCCTTAGGGTGCAACAGCCACAGTCACAAAGAATCCCACATTTATTccaaaacacatcaaaaataatcataataagaAATTCAACCAATATCTCAACACTCAAACTCTGCCTTGATGCACACTTTGCCATCAAAGGTCACATTCACAATATAATCAAAACAATCATAAACACATAGCCTCACCGCGAATTCTTAAAGACTTCTGAATTCCTAATACTTCGAACTTAAGTTCCTTAAACTTAGATACTCAAAATCTAATCAACTCCTATTTCCAAATACTAACTTAACTCTTATAGCCAATTCTCAATACCCTAGGACTCTATAAcctagggctctgataccaactgtaacacccccaatttctaatacaagattaaacataaataaacaatatatcTCTCTAACCATTCTGAAAATAAATGCGAAAGCGAAATCAAAACTTAAACTATGGGGTGTCACGCCACGCTTGGGCTATCAACCAAGCCCAAATGCACAGGGTAACAGGGTTCTATTCAACAACAAATCCACAACATTAAACAACCATATAAACTAGTCCATAATCTTTACAACTCAACTTCTTAATTCTAATATACAGGTTATCTACACTTCTATAATTCAATTTCTAAAACCAGAAGGTctataccaaattaaattacaagGCATGCAAACTTTACGCCGCGCTCTCAAAACAAGCCACCTATTCCAGAGTCCTGAAAATAATAAGGGTTGGAGAAAAGACAAACAAAtagaattagcataaaatgctaagtaaaCTCTACTCCGCCctataaaataatacatttatagTTTGAAAAATAGATATACTTTATGAATAGATTTTTATACTTAAATAGACCGTACTATAGAAATCATTTAGACAAAAGCTTAAAAGAATATTCCCAAAAGAACTTTCCATCGAATGTAGTAATTTTCAAGATATTTAACTCAACATTCAAAAGTAAGTAAGATGTACACTTTCTCAAATGTAATAATAGATACGTTGAAGTAATATactaattttataaatcatCACTACTCACTCTCAAAGTATCATAAACAAGGAGGATTTTCAAAGGTAGAATAGTCTTTATAGCAACTCTCAACCCACAATCATCTCAAAACATAACATTTCCAAAGGTCATGTGtagtttatataatataagtacGGAGGAATACAATTTCTTATTTGCTCATAAACATTTCTCGAATAAAATATAGATATGGAGGAACCAATAAAATCATATACATAGctcatcatataataatttcaaGTATAGACTTTCTCATTAGTCATTTtagaaatcatatatatatcaaatatcaTAGATAGGGAGGAATTCAAATCATGTTTCTCAAACCACTTCTTCAAGTATCACCTATACATATGGAATCAGCCACATCTCAATAGTGGGAATATAGATCTTTGTCATCAATAGTActaagtatataagtaaataattatgtTTAGTAATAATATGGAGGAAACAAAATCTCAGCAACGGGAGGAAGGGATCATCACTGTAGCGATGTCCAACAAAGAACAGTAACTCTCTACTGAACCCAAAACTGATCCCACTTAATCTCAACAATGGGAGGAAGGGATCATCACCGCAGCGATGTCCAACAAGGAACAGTAACTCTGTACTGAACCCAAAACTGCTCCCACTTAATCTCAACAAAGGGAGGAAGGGATCATCACCGCAGCGATGTCCAACAAGGAACAATAACTCTCTACTGAACCCAAAACTGCTCCCGTGTAATCATAGGTGGAATTAGGACtgctaccttaagtgtgcacaccccctaactGGGATTTCAAGCCCAACAAGTAAATAACTCCAACCCTAGTAAAATAAATTTCAGCCGAGGGACCGCAGCCCAATCGGGTCCTCTAAAATATGTacatttttacttatttaattcaaaataacatAAGTCCTCCGAAAATAAGTTTTAATAACAATATGCTTTGCCCGTTGGCTATTCGAATATAGCTTCCAAATCAACATAGAGTATCATAACTCATCAATAGTCATATTCTTTCAAACTAGAGTTTATTCTCAAAATAGAATTTGTTCTCCAAAAATAGGTATAGTTTTACACAATTTCAAGGATAAATATAGTTCCACTATTTTCAATACACTTAGGTTTTCAAATACAATTTCTCAACATAGGAGTTATCACCGAACTCTATAAAAAGAAGTCATAGATTATACACTTCCCAAAAATATAGTTTCAACTCATATAATCCCATAATATTCAATCATATAcatataagcatatatatagGTTTGTAAATCACAAATGAACATCCAAAATGAATACATTTTGCTATTTATCACACTTTGCACCcaaatacattttcaaaacaATATAGGGTACATGGCCcattataatacatatataattccaAAGTAGTATTTATCCTTCAGagtaaatatacatatatagagatataaacatttatataatttcGACATAGATAAATCCTCCAAAAATAAGTGTAGTTATCTCTcctaagataatatatttttatatagcaactaaaataatacattttattacTAGACATTAATCGTAGGTTACTAAATATTAATTTCCTAAAATAGAGTTTCTATTGagcttataataataataacatacaaGAATATCCTTCAAAACATAAGTTTCACAAAATATAAATCTTTTTCTCAAAATagtatatttatacataatttttagtACATAGGTTTTCAAATCACATATTTccttaaaatacataatatttccATTATAGATACTAAGTTTATTAAATTAAGGAATATGTAGAGTATAAACCTGTTAGGaataatattgtaatagttttgatgagccaatttgtaattttagaaatcccatattttattttttagagtgtagagattAGATTCGGAAGACAAGTCATGACATtagattggttcgaattattgttttATAGAATTCATTTTGTCATGAgtcttgtaagtcattttctTCCACTATATACATGAGTGtatgtgatccaatggacaagACCGAGTTTATCTAAGCTAAAAGGCATTAGTTCAAAACCTATGTAGGACATTTTAgctttgaagaccaagaaatggagctagtagtatcacgATCCAACTCCAAAGGGAAgtcaatttttgggtcaatgGAGCTAGTTGTGGAGCTAGTCAAGCTCCATAGACCTAGTCAAGGTCAAGAAGTTAAAGGCGAAAGTAAgatcaagatccactatctctacaccatacgctacacaatgcacagaaggatcaaatatattaatttgatgaGTATAATCGAATGAGCTGAAATGGACTATTGGTTTAAGACTTGAGCAATATATCTATTGGTCTAGTGTTCGAATCTTATAAGTAATGATAGGCGTCAAAAGTATCTAAttatctagaactaattaagttgatttcttgcccaAGCAAAAGAACTTTGTGTGGAATGCTTTAAAGGTTGCTAACCAATCCACACAGGGACACGCAAAGACCAAGCCGGAAGAAATTCACGTCCAGAACCCTGCgcgatattttagtatttaaggggtCTTTTGTCAATTGTTCACTTCTCACTTTTAgattagggttagataggattagggaGAGAAAGAAGAGCTCCTGGGAGAAGGGAACTTGGATCTCTATAGCCTTGGAATCCTCTTGGGTAAACTCTTTCATTGTCACTTGATTTCTCTTTGGAACTCTCtcttgttttttcctttttcctaaagatatttgctttttaccttgatcttgtaaatatgaTTTTCCATTTGAATGAAATGATGTTATTGAAGCCTATTGACAAgctgtttgtatggggtgaggtGTGAATGTGGTAAGGAAGGGTGAtaaaatgaagagtcaagactccctgtaacaccccaattttcaactcttacatttattacaaatcagtattcatatgctgcggaagcttacatcttatcagtagaaaactgggtgctaccgccacacctagagtgaattctatcacctctttgacaaactccactctaagtgcacaggctaaacttacaacattaacaacaatccctgtctacatcaaagagtagaccccaaactcaacctccatcctattcagagctcatcgggctacaggaacccaccctatataccatctgttaacagaaaacacattgaagtgtagttagcacgacggctaagtaaggatatccattgtcacttaaaagtagacaaaggtttgaaaacacgcataaaagaattttggtaacttgtacccaattgatgagatttcacctgcaaataagttaacaataaaaactttgcataaaaaaaagagtttagtgAAGCAACATCCAcctgtctcgtaagacaaaatcatttctttctcagctttaaaacttccttagtttcataaggaaattctcatcacttttcacttttcaaagagagatcacccacaacctttgggtattttcacttttcaccatctcttttccgtagctacagcgtaactacattcatatttcgaaatgcacttggtcctagatagaaagtgtgaagcCTCTGGAgtattctttctccacttttgactgaccacttggatcgttcaactcgggttcagtggtcatcgcccggtctaatactgatcccctggacttataggagcgttagaatgattcctagctagcctcactaggttcataagaacgactcctacccgaaaatagagttactgtacttaagtgtgcacacccccgtaggagacccttttcctttcgggtgatatagtactcggcgaatagacttctcccacaacagtatgaactggtcatacaataacataaccaccatacgagaAAGAcactttaagctctttatcccgtaggctacaagacaaggtccttcaccacttttactagaacgaagggtttgaaaacattttccttccttcagttgttctttcttaaatcatttcttttggacatatttcacaattgagtccaatacttaaaattggctacctcattagcccctgaaggattttcaaaatactttcagtgcccgcaggcttttcaaacatcattttctcatctttctcacgTAAGGTACACACACATTAAAAGCGgtgttttcctcaaaaataaggtttggacaaccaaaatagcatacgttcttcaacgtaagttttataaacatttttatttgccgaaaggcttttcaagcatagctcaagcacGAGCAAAGATTGGAAGAAAGCATAACtggacacaagc of Ipomoea triloba cultivar NCNSP0323 chromosome 3, ASM357664v1 contains these proteins:
- the LOC116013214 gene encoding uncharacterized protein LOC116013214, which produces MAAHELICCWRSVMAAHELICCWRSVMAAHELICSGVRRRVGDGRSTLIWGHPWLPDEPDPMVQTTMPHELDGSLVSGLIDPTTGTWDLSIIQDIFDQCDVDRILKVPVTPVYEDSWFWQGDPSGNYTVKDGYKRIVGSFVSAPGTFDKWLHLWKIKCPAKWRIFIWRALSNILPTTTNLIYKRVDIDPACPMCGMLHENVVHSLLLCEFSSLVWNESSLHVPSVGGNDFGVWFANAISILTEENILNVVALLYYVWKARDKAVWEGSLLYPRTVWRSARTAVIAWRHVHPSPDHHQPNHDATAFQEPATAMRCYVDAGYHLQSREATVGAVLLA